From the Sebastes umbrosus isolate fSebUmb1 chromosome 2, fSebUmb1.pri, whole genome shotgun sequence genome, one window contains:
- the mical2a gene encoding F-actin-monooxygenase MICAL2 isoform X9, which yields MGETEEERDNVGKLFDDFVQASSCKGALQAFNVLCRRHDLDPADNDTFYSSLKAKVTSWKAKALWSKLDKRMLHKEYKKGQACVGTKCLIIGGGPCGLRTAIELALMGAKVVVIEKRDSFSRNNVLHLWPYTIHDLRGLGAKKFYGKFCAGAIDHISIQKLQLVLLKVALIVAVEFHINVEFVKLLEPPEDQENEGLATYKIKRRSKRALSDQDLTVLLCPPSGSCFMICKLWEDEEI from the exons ATGggtgagacagaggaggagagggataaTGTGGGGAAGCTCTTTGATGACTTCGTCCAGGCCTCGAGCTGCAAGGGAGCCCTTCAGGCCTTCAACGTCCTCTGTAGGAGGCACGACCTTGACCCTGCAGACAATGACACCTTCTACAGCAGCCTGAAGGCGAAGGTCACCTCCTGGAAGGCCAAGGCACTATGGAGTAAGCTGGACAAGAGGATGTTGCATAAGGAGTACAAGAAAGGCCAGGCCTGTGTCGGCACCAAG TGCCTGATCATCGGAGGAGGCCCCTGTGGCCTGCGGACGGCCATTGAGCTGGCTTTGATGGGCGCCAAAGTGGTGGTGATCGAGAAGAGAGACTCCTTCTCGAGGAACAACGTGCTGCACCTCTGGCCCTACACCATTCATGACCTGCGGGGCCTCGGGGCCAAAAAGTTTTACGGCAAATTCTGCGCCGGGGCCATAGACCACATCA GCATTCAGAAGCTGCAGCTGGTCCTACTGAAGGTCGCCCTGATTGTTGCAGTGGAGTTTCACATCAATGTGGAGTTTGTCAAGCTGTTGGAGCCTCCAGAGGATCAGGAAAATGAAGGT ttagcaacatataaaataaaaagacgtagcaaacgtgctctgtctgatcaaGACCTAACAGTGCTTTTATGTCCCCCCTCTGGCAGCTGTTTTATGATCTGCAAGCTTTGGGAAGATGAGGAAATTTAA
- the mical2a gene encoding F-actin-monooxygenase MICAL2 isoform X10, whose translation MGETEEERDNVGKLFDDFVQASSCKGALQAFNVLCRRHDLDPADNDTFYSSLKAKVTSWKAKALWSKLDKRMLHKEYKKGQACVGTKCLIIGGGPCGLRTAIELALMGAKVVVIEKRDSFSRNNVLHLWPYTIHDLRGLGAKKFYGKFCAGAIDHISIQKLQLVLLKVALIVAVEFHINVEFVKLLEPPEDQENEAVL comes from the exons ATGggtgagacagaggaggagagggataaTGTGGGGAAGCTCTTTGATGACTTCGTCCAGGCCTCGAGCTGCAAGGGAGCCCTTCAGGCCTTCAACGTCCTCTGTAGGAGGCACGACCTTGACCCTGCAGACAATGACACCTTCTACAGCAGCCTGAAGGCGAAGGTCACCTCCTGGAAGGCCAAGGCACTATGGAGTAAGCTGGACAAGAGGATGTTGCATAAGGAGTACAAGAAAGGCCAGGCCTGTGTCGGCACCAAG TGCCTGATCATCGGAGGAGGCCCCTGTGGCCTGCGGACGGCCATTGAGCTGGCTTTGATGGGCGCCAAAGTGGTGGTGATCGAGAAGAGAGACTCCTTCTCGAGGAACAACGTGCTGCACCTCTGGCCCTACACCATTCATGACCTGCGGGGCCTCGGGGCCAAAAAGTTTTACGGCAAATTCTGCGCCGGGGCCATAGACCACATCA GCATTCAGAAGCTGCAGCTGGTCCTACTGAAGGTCGCCCTGATTGTTGCAGTGGAGTTTCACATCAATGTGGAGTTTGTCAAGCTGTTGGAGCCTCCAGAGGATCAGGAAAATGAAG CTGTTTTATGA